A genomic window from Caldicellulosiruptor kronotskyensis 2002 includes:
- a CDS encoding pro-sigmaK processing inhibitor BofA family protein yields the protein MKLFDLIVRFILTASFIILFNLMCQPYGLHIGFNIINLAIGILIGFTGFALLFILALLFR from the coding sequence ATGAAACTTTTTGATTTAATTGTAAGATTTATTCTTACTGCATCTTTTATCATCCTTTTTAATCTCATGTGCCAGCCGTATGGTCTTCATATTGGATTTAACATAATAAACCTTGCAATTGGAATTTTAATAGGATTTACCGGTTTTGCCCTGCTTTTTATTCTGGCTCTTCTTTTTAGGTAA
- a CDS encoding metallophosphoesterase family protein, whose amino-acid sequence MAIRGVHTADLHFGVTTYSRETPDGLGSRVHDFFKTFDRILQFIRDNSIDFLLITGDIFKDREPNSTLRNMFYKRIVDISKEGVLVIIIPGNHDMHPFETKDHSVKVFEIFEQPNIVVMDKPFEVKEFEIRDEKLRIIAVPYLYLERFVDETFPQKTEELDMIAANFFEKKLSQVLDSSEDNIPTILAGHFTVVEAQIGSERSIMLGKDIKVPLSCLLNPKLKFVALGHIHKPQILHAANPTVLYCGSPDRIDFSEANDSKGFVVFELDKDSFRFEFQPVKVRPFCQLEIDVFEDQVENLTKKILDKIEEKIQIFEQNTSSSIQVSVVKLIIKTQSLIKEKIDIGLVERFLRDRCFVLAPIEIEVIDSKKDFRIAEVDEKSDPVEAFEKFLSASQKYRDVENKDKIVSEFKKLLHEIQEK is encoded by the coding sequence ATGGCAATTAGAGGAGTTCATACAGCTGACCTTCATTTCGGAGTGACAACTTATAGCCGCGAAACTCCAGACGGACTTGGCTCACGTGTACATGACTTTTTCAAAACATTTGACAGAATATTGCAGTTTATAAGAGATAACAGCATTGACTTTTTGCTTATAACAGGCGATATTTTTAAAGACAGGGAACCAAACTCTACGCTGAGGAATATGTTTTACAAGAGGATTGTGGATATTTCGAAAGAAGGTGTTTTGGTCATTATAATTCCAGGCAATCATGATATGCATCCATTTGAGACAAAAGACCATTCTGTAAAGGTCTTTGAGATATTTGAACAGCCAAACATTGTTGTAATGGACAAACCTTTTGAAGTCAAAGAATTTGAAATAAGAGATGAAAAGCTTCGCATTATAGCTGTGCCATACCTTTATCTTGAAAGGTTTGTGGATGAGACATTTCCTCAAAAGACAGAAGAGCTTGATATGATAGCAGCCAATTTTTTTGAGAAAAAACTAAGCCAGGTTTTAGACTCTTCAGAAGATAATATTCCAACAATACTTGCTGGGCACTTTACTGTAGTAGAGGCGCAGATTGGAAGCGAAAGATCAATTATGCTTGGCAAAGACATAAAAGTGCCTCTTTCATGCCTTTTAAATCCAAAGTTAAAATTTGTGGCCCTTGGACACATTCACAAGCCTCAGATTTTACATGCAGCAAACCCTACTGTGCTGTATTGTGGGTCGCCTGATAGAATAGATTTTTCTGAAGCAAACGACAGCAAGGGGTTTGTTGTGTTTGAATTAGATAAAGATAGCTTTAGGTTTGAGTTTCAACCTGTTAAGGTAAGACCTTTTTGCCAGTTGGAGATTGATGTGTTTGAAGACCAAGTAGAAAATCTCACCAAAAAGATTCTTGACAAAATAGAAGAGAAAATACAAATTTTTGAGCAAAATACTTCAAGTAGTATTCAGGTTTCGGTTGTAAAGCTCATAATAAAAACTCAGAGTTTGATAAAAGAGAAGATTGACATTGGGCTTGTTGAAAGGTTTTTGAGAGACAGATGTTTTGTTTTAGCGCCTATCGAAATTGAGGTAATTGACTCAAAGAAAGATTTTAGAATTGCTGAGGTTGATGAAAAGTCGGACCCTGTTGAGGCATTCGAAAAGTTTTTATCTGCAAGCCAGAAATACAGGGATGTAGAAAATAAAGATAAGATTGTATCAGAATTTAAAAAACTTCTACATGAAATCCAAGAAAAATAA
- a CDS encoding DNA double-strand break repair nuclease NurA codes for MLDLYSLSEQINEKKEILAKHEKELKSNIENVLTFLKSIDGRKIQSILAKIPSKDEKNEILFCLPYYSNYNEFLKSHKCHLNTDYEVFAVDGSNTEIDRHILTPYYVLNIACVFIAYGEKESRFWYRTFPYIYLDQELYSDKDNVTFKNTSEISQERQQKEFEAILEYIEKSTQTDKLKIVLYDGNLVDWSQDRQGMRFGRKANAILERIFILAEQKKIAVCGFISIPKNSIISNIYRIHMCEKPRINCRECPKNQKRECEKIGRMKDVVLFSSLKEGEYSNIFYTLGRAFDEFEKTDIGFVYLNTGYEIARVEFPLYIANDKNWFESCLGAIYHQCQLGFGYPISLTHAHEFSVISKDDKDSIESMLQSFEDNLVHYSAKKNNKIKRII; via the coding sequence ATGTTAGACCTTTATAGTTTATCTGAACAGATAAATGAGAAGAAAGAGATTTTAGCAAAACACGAAAAAGAACTAAAATCAAATATTGAAAATGTGCTTACATTTTTAAAATCGATAGATGGAAGAAAAATTCAAAGCATTCTTGCCAAAATTCCCAGCAAGGATGAGAAAAATGAGATTTTATTCTGCCTTCCATACTATAGCAATTACAATGAATTTTTGAAATCTCACAAATGCCATTTGAATACTGACTATGAGGTGTTTGCAGTAGATGGCAGTAATACAGAAATAGATAGGCATATTCTAACACCTTATTATGTGCTGAACATAGCGTGTGTCTTTATTGCCTATGGAGAAAAAGAAAGTAGATTTTGGTACAGAACTTTTCCCTACATTTACCTCGACCAGGAATTATATTCTGATAAAGACAACGTTACTTTTAAAAATACTTCTGAGATATCACAAGAGCGCCAGCAAAAAGAGTTTGAGGCAATTTTAGAGTATATAGAAAAGAGTACTCAAACAGATAAGCTAAAAATAGTGCTTTACGACGGCAATCTTGTTGACTGGTCGCAAGACAGGCAAGGTATGCGTTTTGGCAGAAAAGCAAATGCTATTCTTGAAAGGATATTCATCCTGGCAGAGCAAAAGAAAATAGCCGTATGCGGTTTTATTTCTATCCCTAAAAATTCAATTATTTCAAATATTTACAGAATACATATGTGTGAGAAACCAAGGATAAACTGTAGAGAGTGTCCAAAGAATCAAAAAAGAGAGTGCGAAAAGATAGGCAGAATGAAAGATGTGGTTTTATTTTCCAGTCTTAAAGAGGGAGAGTATTCAAATATCTTTTACACCTTAGGAAGAGCTTTTGATGAGTTTGAAAAGACCGATATAGGCTTTGTTTATTTGAACACAGGTTACGAGATAGCACGAGTTGAGTTTCCGCTCTATATAGCAAACGATAAAAACTGGTTTGAAAGTTGTCTGGGTGCTATTTATCATCAGTGTCAGCTTGGGTTTGGTTACCCTATATCTTTGACCCATGCCCATGAATTTTCTGTAATATCTAAAGACGACAAGGATTCGATAGAAAGCATGCTGCAAAGTTTTGAAGATAATCTTGTGCACTACTCTGCTAAAAAGAACAATAAGATAAAAAGAATAATATAA
- a CDS encoding SDR family oxidoreductase, which yields MAILVTGGAGFIGSHIVDKLIERGYDVCVVDNLLSGNVCNINPKSKFYQLDIRDNLEKVFEENKIEYCIHQAAQVSVAKSMEDSYLDCSINILGTVNLLDYCVKYKVKKFIFASSAAVYGEPKYIPIDENHPLRPESFYGLSKLTSEEYIKMFAHKFHFEYIIFRYSNVYGPRQDPFGEGGVVSIFCERMLGSKDVIIYGDGTQTRDFIYVEDVAEANCIALESSVSGTFNLSTGKNISVNELFEILSGLTGYKKSPVYQSKRPGDIAHSCLSNNLLKSVLGFSPQFSLLEGLKKTVECFISKSV from the coding sequence TTGGCAATTCTTGTGACAGGTGGTGCTGGCTTTATAGGGTCGCATATTGTCGACAAACTCATTGAAAGAGGGTATGATGTATGCGTTGTGGACAATCTTCTTTCCGGCAACGTTTGTAATATTAATCCAAAATCTAAATTCTATCAACTTGATATTCGTGACAATTTAGAAAAAGTATTTGAAGAAAATAAGATTGAATATTGCATACACCAGGCAGCTCAGGTGAGTGTTGCAAAGTCTATGGAAGATTCTTACCTTGATTGCAGTATAAATATCTTGGGCACGGTTAATCTTCTTGATTACTGCGTAAAATACAAAGTAAAAAAATTTATTTTTGCATCATCAGCAGCAGTTTATGGAGAGCCAAAGTATATTCCAATTGACGAAAATCATCCGTTAAGACCAGAATCTTTTTATGGTTTGTCTAAGCTTACTTCAGAAGAGTATATAAAGATGTTTGCACACAAGTTTCATTTTGAGTATATCATTTTTAGATATTCAAATGTCTATGGACCACGACAGGACCCGTTTGGAGAGGGCGGAGTTGTATCAATTTTTTGTGAGCGTATGCTGGGTAGCAAAGATGTAATTATATATGGAGATGGGACTCAGACAAGAGACTTTATATATGTTGAAGATGTTGCTGAAGCAAACTGTATTGCACTGGAAAGTTCTGTGTCGGGAACATTTAATCTGAGCACTGGTAAAAATATATCGGTAAATGAACTATTTGAGATTCTTTCTGGCTTGACAGGGTACAAAAAAAGTCCTGTTTATCAATCAAAACGGCCCGGCGATATTGCACACAGCTGTCTTTCAAATAATCTTTTAAAGAGTGTATTAGGATTTTCACCACAATTTTCACTTTTGGAAGGATTGAAAAAGACAGTTGAATGTTTTATATCTAAATCTGTTTAA
- a CDS encoding YbaB/EbfC family nucleoid-associated protein, with amino-acid sequence MAKNKFPGLGGGFNINQLQKQAKKMQEEIEKLQEELNQREIEVSSGGGAVKVVINGKKEIKSIQILPEVVDPEDVETLQDLIVACVNEAIRKVDKMVEEEMQKVTGFGIPGLF; translated from the coding sequence ATGGCAAAAAATAAGTTTCCTGGGCTTGGTGGTGGCTTTAATATAAATCAGCTCCAAAAACAGGCAAAAAAGATGCAAGAGGAAATAGAAAAGTTGCAAGAGGAATTAAATCAAAGGGAGATTGAGGTAAGTAGTGGCGGTGGTGCTGTCAAGGTTGTTATTAATGGTAAAAAAGAAATAAAAAGCATTCAAATATTACCCGAGGTTGTTGACCCGGAAGATGTAGAAACTTTGCAGGATTTGATAGTTGCATGTGTAAATGAAGCTATAAGAAAAGTTGACAAGATGGTTGAAGAAGAGATGCAAAAAGTTACAGGGTTTGGTATCCCAGGTCTTTTTTAA
- a CDS encoding ATP-binding protein, translating to MASSMYEVNKIGKIIGGSYSEGLAIKVEDDSVVESTRIGAILVSQTEKRKYYCMLTDMIIDGMNKQSLSELPRGNSSLLLNRITRGTSIYTVFKAQPVLSYDLEEKKNQPIRNIPVHASSVRRATYDDISDVFGSFEKDPKRYFPVGSVLDMDESSTVCIDMERFIERSSGIYGRTGTGKSFIARLLMAGIILCDKASLLIFDAHSDHGPDSVDEENRHVRGLKSLFGSKVQIMTIENNSSLSGVLPIEIDVRDVEIEDILSIAEELNLNETAQQVMIALKNKLETEGKHWLEEILINGEDLAERFKDSEAVVNRSSLLALIRKLSVLKELPYLRYDRRPGTNSIDIILNYLQKGISVDITFGKNDKLLNYLFVTNVLSRRIYQKYMQMYERYISNRQKYYPPRPLVIAIEEAHRFLSPDVAKQTIFGTIAREMRKAKVSLMCIDQRPSQIDSEIASQIGTRVILSLSDEADITSALAGMKNSKQLRAIIESLDSKQQALLIGHAVPMPIAIKTRGYDSSFYDFVSIYFKKDEVDEKYERTLEASKKWLDEMDY from the coding sequence ATGGCAAGTAGTATGTATGAAGTGAACAAGATTGGTAAAATCATAGGTGGTTCGTATTCAGAAGGTCTTGCAATAAAAGTAGAGGATGATTCTGTTGTGGAAAGTACAAGGATTGGAGCAATTCTTGTTAGCCAAACAGAAAAGAGGAAGTACTACTGTATGCTTACCGACATGATAATAGATGGCATGAACAAGCAATCTTTGTCAGAACTTCCGCGAGGGAACTCAAGCCTACTTTTGAACAGGATTACAAGAGGGACTTCTATTTACACCGTGTTCAAGGCACAGCCAGTTCTTTCATATGACCTTGAGGAAAAGAAAAATCAGCCTATAAGAAACATACCCGTTCATGCTTCAAGTGTTAGAAGAGCTACCTATGATGATATTTCAGATGTGTTTGGAAGTTTTGAAAAAGATCCAAAACGTTATTTTCCAGTTGGAAGTGTTCTGGACATGGACGAAAGCTCTACAGTTTGCATAGATATGGAAAGGTTTATTGAACGAAGCAGTGGCATTTACGGCAGGACTGGTACAGGAAAATCATTTATAGCAAGATTATTGATGGCAGGGATTATCCTTTGTGATAAGGCATCGCTTCTCATTTTTGATGCTCACTCAGACCATGGACCTGACAGCGTTGATGAGGAAAACCGACATGTCAGAGGACTTAAAAGTCTTTTTGGAAGCAAAGTCCAGATAATGACAATTGAAAACAATTCATCTTTATCAGGTGTTTTGCCGATTGAGATTGATGTTAGAGATGTTGAGATCGAGGATATTTTATCAATTGCAGAAGAGCTAAACCTCAATGAGACAGCACAACAGGTTATGATTGCACTGAAAAATAAATTGGAGACAGAGGGTAAACACTGGCTTGAAGAGATACTTATAAATGGTGAGGACTTAGCAGAGAGGTTTAAAGACAGTGAAGCTGTTGTCAATAGAAGCTCTCTTTTAGCACTTATCAGAAAACTTTCTGTGTTAAAAGAATTACCCTACCTTAGATATGATAGACGACCTGGTACAAATTCAATTGATATAATTTTGAATTATCTTCAAAAAGGTATCAGCGTTGATATAACATTTGGGAAAAATGATAAATTACTCAACTATCTTTTTGTTACTAATGTTCTTTCAAGACGCATTTATCAGAAATACATGCAAATGTATGAAAGATATATTTCGAATAGACAAAAATATTACCCTCCAAGGCCACTTGTGATTGCAATTGAAGAAGCACACAGATTTTTGTCACCTGATGTTGCAAAACAAACAATATTTGGAACAATAGCAAGAGAGATGAGAAAAGCTAAGGTAAGCCTTATGTGTATAGACCAGAGACCTTCTCAGATAGACAGCGAGATTGCATCGCAAATTGGAACAAGGGTTATTTTATCACTTTCTGATGAAGCTGACATTACAAGTGCACTTGCTGGTATGAAAAATAGTAAGCAGCTGAGGGCAATTATAGAGTCGCTTGATTCGAAACAGCAGGCTTTGTTAATAGGTCATGCAGTTCCTATGCCAATTGCGATAAAAACGAGGGGGTATGATAGTAGCTTTTATGATTTTGTTTCAATTTATTTCAAAAAAGATGAAGTGGATGAAAAGTATGAAAGAACTTTAGAGGCATCTAAGAAGTGGCTTGATGAGATGGACTATTAA
- the ispF gene encoding 2-C-methyl-D-erythritol 2,4-cyclodiphosphate synthase, with product MFKVGIGYDVHKFVEGRKLVLGGVEIPFEKGLLGHSDADVLVHAIIDAILGAMGENDIGRLFPDSSPNYKDISSLVLLKEVANLLEEKNMKIVNIDSTVVTQRPKISPYTNEMKNKIADCLKIESTQINIKGKTTEGLGFEGREEGISAYAVVLICE from the coding sequence ATGTTTAAAGTAGGAATTGGATATGATGTTCACAAATTTGTCGAGGGAAGAAAACTTGTATTGGGCGGAGTTGAAATACCATTTGAAAAAGGGCTTTTGGGACATTCAGATGCGGATGTTTTGGTTCATGCCATAATTGATGCCATTCTTGGTGCTATGGGGGAAAATGATATTGGAAGGCTTTTTCCAGACAGTAGCCCTAATTATAAAGACATTTCAAGCTTGGTCCTTTTAAAAGAAGTGGCAAACCTTTTGGAAGAAAAGAATATGAAAATAGTGAACATCGATTCAACAGTAGTTACCCAAAGACCCAAGATTTCTCCTTATACTAATGAGATGAAGAATAAAATTGCAGATTGTCTCAAGATAGAAAGTACGCAGATAAATATCAAGGGAAAAACAACAGAAGGATTGGGGTTTGAAGGAAGAGAAGAAGGAATCTCAGCATATGCAGTTGTTTTGATTTGCGAATAA
- a CDS encoding DUF1292 domain-containing protein has protein sequence MDMFADNVVTLVDEEGREISFEMLDKVNYNGNDYIVLLPLEEMEKEDEEAEVVILRIEDRDGEEVYVGVEDEEELENVFEIFQSRFDDEDFDMYDDDEE, from the coding sequence ATGGATATGTTTGCAGACAATGTAGTAACATTGGTAGATGAGGAAGGAAGAGAGATATCTTTTGAGATGCTTGATAAAGTCAATTACAATGGCAATGACTATATAGTACTTCTTCCTTTAGAAGAGATGGAGAAAGAAGATGAAGAGGCTGAGGTTGTAATTCTCAGAATAGAAGATAGAGACGGTGAAGAGGTATATGTGGGTGTAGAAGACGAAGAAGAGCTTGAAAACGTATTTGAAATCTTCCAGTCCAGATTTGATGACGAAGACTTTGATATGTATGACGATGATGAAGAGTAA
- a CDS encoding HI0074 family nucleotidyltransferase substrate-binding subunit, whose amino-acid sequence MSSPRAVFKEAFSVGLIENQEKWLRMIEDRNLTVHTYDECVAKIIFERIISDYLPLFEELEKKIEELIK is encoded by the coding sequence ATTTCTTCACCCAGAGCAGTTTTCAAAGAAGCATTTTCAGTGGGCTTGATTGAAAATCAAGAAAAATGGCTAAGGATGATTGAAGATAGGAACTTGACGGTCCACACCTATGATGAATGTGTTGCCAAAATAATATTTGAGAGAATAATAAGTGACTACTTACCTTTGTTTGAGGAACTTGAGAAAAAAATTGAGGAGTTGATTAAATGA
- the recR gene encoding recombination mediator RecR: protein MQQKENAISKLIQQLEKLPGIGQKTAQRLAFHIINMKTEDVKALADAILSAKTSTKLCRVCCNFTEDEVCPICKDEKRDKSIICVVEEPQDVAALERVKEYKGLYHVLHGAISPLKGKYPEQLTIDVLMKRLSDPQIKEVIIATNPDVDGEATASYLARLIKPMGIRVTRIARGIPVGGDIEYADEVTILKAIEGRREI from the coding sequence ATGCAGCAAAAAGAAAATGCTATATCGAAACTAATTCAGCAGCTTGAAAAGCTTCCGGGAATTGGGCAAAAAACTGCCCAGAGGCTTGCATTTCATATCATTAACATGAAAACCGAAGATGTCAAAGCACTTGCTGATGCTATCTTGAGTGCTAAAACCAGCACAAAACTGTGCAGAGTGTGCTGTAACTTTACAGAAGACGAGGTATGTCCTATCTGTAAAGACGAGAAAAGAGACAAAAGTATTATCTGTGTTGTGGAAGAACCACAGGATGTTGCAGCACTTGAAAGAGTAAAGGAATATAAAGGACTATATCATGTATTGCACGGGGCGATATCCCCGCTCAAAGGTAAATACCCTGAACAGCTTACCATTGATGTTTTGATGAAAAGACTTTCTGACCCACAAATCAAGGAGGTTATAATTGCCACAAATCCTGACGTTGACGGTGAGGCAACTGCCTCCTACTTAGCGAGGCTTATAAAACCAATGGGTATCAGGGTTACAAGAATTGCCAGAGGAATTCCAGTTGGTGGAGACATTGAGTATGCTGATGAGGTTACAATTCTTAAAGCAATAGAAGGAAGAAGAGAGATTTAG
- a CDS encoding nucleotidyltransferase domain-containing protein, producing MKFRIEDVIFEKIMELIRNERTIKKAILFGSRARGDYKKIRILTLQ from the coding sequence ATGAAATTTAGGATTGAAGATGTCATATTTGAGAAAATTATGGAGCTTATCAGAAATGAAAGGACAATAAAAAAGGCTATATTATTTGGTTCAAGAGCAAGAGGTGATTATAAAAAAATTCGGATATTGACATTGCAATAG
- a CDS encoding AAA family ATPase: protein MKPLFLRIENFKSYKDSQNEIDFSNIKVACIIGKNGNGKSSIAEAIAWALFGEFERLQTGKRGKVAETEYINSHSDYMQVEFEFELNKTIYKVVRRLDRRGKKYLSLFVRKADSLIPINEATNTQTQEKLQNILGIDFNVFLHSTYLSQKRTEDFLLSSPEDRREVLAKILNLSIYDRINELAKEKRREIKVLLDIKNREIEEENKILSEEESIKSLVADLEKKRTAIEAELNGLRNELNALISKKSEIEQKLSLLSQKKSEMIEHQRKAEEIRYRIETARKELLKIEEKLNEEDKITAMVKEYEMVKEKVELKRKDYETYLELKNKIVLCERDIKNKLDQKRIFEKSIEESNLQLNNETSEISKYEEEIKKVEIEISKVENELEKVKQYKHEQEKKRDEIVKHEKLLEVVENKLKELASSYRLIEANQGRCPVCLRQINGQEEKEHIKSEIAAQGREFKQRRESLIKKLEILKKEFSELEEKIKLEEVLRAREKKLHGMFENLKAKVGQKTQNIVNLQNSVIQVTQTIKLCEDEIERLKEEMTNLKREISILNFDENYYIQLLQREKELEIYQSLFNELTINKVKAENLKKEILEYQEQEKEILKKVEDLKQEIANISTIAHTAMLEKVKSDILSCESKIRNLQESLNSVLKELGILEQKLNQIEEAKKKLLRLESEIEEMKKKIEIYDIIIDITGPDGIKNEIIANTLPQIRDEANGLLKILTNGAFSIDFKTQKETASGKTIETLQIEISDANGTRNYELFSGGELFRINFAIRIALSKVLLKRAGASIRMLILDEGFGSQDEEGKDHIVECLNRIKDQFDTILVITHIEDLMDAFDQRIIVKKDVEGSKIFVV from the coding sequence TTGAAACCTCTTTTTTTAAGGATTGAAAATTTCAAATCATACAAGGATAGTCAGAACGAGATTGATTTTAGTAATATAAAAGTTGCTTGTATCATAGGGAAGAATGGAAATGGAAAATCTTCTATTGCTGAAGCAATTGCCTGGGCACTTTTTGGTGAGTTTGAAAGACTTCAAACAGGAAAACGTGGAAAAGTTGCAGAAACAGAGTATATAAACTCACATAGTGATTATATGCAGGTTGAATTTGAATTTGAATTGAATAAGACCATATATAAAGTTGTGAGAAGACTTGATAGAAGAGGTAAAAAGTACCTTTCACTTTTTGTTAGAAAAGCAGACAGCCTCATACCTATAAATGAAGCAACTAACACCCAAACTCAAGAAAAGCTTCAGAATATTTTAGGAATAGATTTTAATGTCTTTTTGCATTCAACATATCTTTCTCAAAAGAGAACAGAAGATTTTTTGCTGTCTTCGCCAGAGGACAGACGTGAAGTGCTTGCAAAGATATTGAACCTGAGCATATATGACAGGATAAACGAACTTGCGAAAGAAAAACGAAGAGAAATAAAAGTTTTGCTGGATATAAAGAACAGAGAAATAGAGGAAGAAAATAAGATTTTGTCAGAGGAAGAGTCTATAAAATCTTTGGTGGCTGATTTGGAAAAGAAGAGAACAGCAATTGAAGCTGAATTAAATGGTTTGAGAAATGAACTAAATGCCCTTATTTCAAAAAAGTCTGAAATAGAACAAAAACTTAGTTTATTGAGTCAGAAAAAGAGTGAAATGATAGAACATCAGAGAAAAGCTGAGGAGATAAGGTATAGGATTGAAACTGCCAGAAAAGAGCTTTTAAAAATTGAAGAAAAGTTAAATGAAGAAGATAAAATAACTGCAATGGTTAAAGAGTATGAGATGGTAAAAGAAAAGGTTGAACTCAAGAGAAAAGATTATGAAACGTATCTTGAGCTCAAAAATAAAATAGTTCTGTGTGAGAGGGACATAAAAAACAAACTGGATCAGAAAAGAATATTTGAAAAGAGTATTGAAGAAAGTAATTTACAACTTAATAATGAAACTTCTGAGATTTCAAAGTATGAAGAAGAGATAAAAAAAGTAGAGATTGAAATTTCAAAGGTCGAAAATGAGCTGGAAAAAGTAAAACAGTATAAACATGAACAAGAGAAAAAAAGAGATGAGATTGTAAAACATGAAAAGTTGTTAGAAGTGGTGGAGAACAAATTAAAAGAGCTTGCTTCAAGTTACAGGCTCATAGAAGCAAATCAGGGAAGGTGCCCAGTATGCTTGCGTCAAATTAATGGCCAGGAAGAAAAAGAGCATATAAAGAGTGAAATTGCAGCCCAGGGTAGGGAATTTAAACAAAGAAGAGAAAGTTTGATAAAAAAACTTGAAATTTTGAAAAAAGAGTTTTCTGAGCTTGAAGAGAAGATAAAACTTGAAGAGGTTCTTCGGGCAAGAGAAAAAAAGCTTCACGGGATGTTTGAAAACTTGAAGGCTAAGGTGGGGCAGAAAACACAAAACATTGTTAATCTACAAAATTCAGTAATTCAGGTGACCCAAACTATAAAGCTTTGTGAAGATGAGATAGAAAGGTTAAAAGAAGAGATGACAAACCTAAAAAGAGAAATTTCCATTTTAAACTTTGATGAGAATTACTACATCCAGCTTTTGCAAAGAGAAAAAGAACTTGAAATATATCAAAGCCTATTTAATGAGCTTACTATAAACAAGGTCAAAGCTGAGAATTTAAAAAAGGAGATACTTGAGTATCAAGAACAGGAAAAAGAGATTTTGAAAAAGGTTGAGGATTTAAAGCAGGAGATAGCAAATATATCTACTATTGCACATACTGCAATGCTTGAAAAAGTAAAGTCAGATATTCTAAGCTGTGAAAGTAAAATAAGAAATCTTCAAGAAAGTCTTAATTCTGTTTTAAAGGAATTGGGAATCCTTGAGCAGAAACTAAATCAGATTGAAGAGGCAAAAAAGAAGTTATTGAGGCTTGAGAGTGAAATAGAGGAGATGAAAAAAAAGATTGAAATATACGACATAATAATAGATATCACAGGACCAGATGGAATAAAAAATGAGATTATTGCGAATACGCTGCCACAGATAAGAGATGAAGCAAATGGACTTTTAAAAATACTAACAAACGGAGCATTTTCAATAGATTTTAAAACCCAAAAAGAAACAGCATCTGGAAAAACAATAGAAACTCTCCAGATAGAAATTTCTGATGCAAACGGTACAAGAAACTATGAGCTTTTTTCTGGAGGAGAGCTTTTCAGGATAAATTTTGCTATCAGAATTGCTCTTTCAAAGGTACTTCTCAAAAGAGCAGGTGCTTCAATCAGAATGCTAATTTTAGACGAAGGTTTTGGTTCTCAAGATGAAGAGGGAAAAGACCACATTGTTGAATGTTTGAATAGAATTAAAGACCAATTTGACACTATACTTGTTATAACCCACATTGAGGACTTAATGGATGCATTTGACCAACGGATTATTGTTAAAAAAGATGTGGAAGGGTCTAAAATTTTTGTTGTATAA